The following proteins are encoded in a genomic region of Sphingopyxis sp. YF1:
- the trxA gene encoding thioredoxin TrxA: MGTKAISDASFQADVLDSDTPVLVDFWAEWCGPCKMIGPALEEISDELAGKVVIAKLNIDDHPDAPSKYGVRGIPTMILFKNGEIADTKVGAAPKSALKGWLEGAL, from the coding sequence ATGGGTACCAAAGCGATCAGCGACGCCAGCTTCCAGGCCGATGTGCTCGACAGCGACACCCCCGTGCTCGTCGATTTCTGGGCCGAATGGTGCGGTCCGTGCAAGATGATCGGGCCGGCGCTCGAGGAAATCTCGGACGAACTGGCGGGCAAGGTGGTGATCGCCAAGCTCAACATCGACGACCATCCCGATGCGCCGAGCAAATATGGCGTGCGCGGCATTCCGACGATGATCCTGTTCAAGAATGGCGAGATCGCCGACACCAAGGTCGGTGCGGCGCCGAAGAGCGCGCTCAAAGGCTGGCTCGAGGGCGCGCTCTAA
- the addA gene encoding double-strand break repair helicase AddA, with product MSKPSGLATLDPRQGAAADPERHVWLGASAGTGKTQVLSARVLRLMLDGVSPEAILCITFTKAGAAEMAHRIHERLAAWVRMADGELRLDLHALGLDWDRPGLMARARALFATVIDSPGGAIRVQTIHSFCQTLLASFPLEAKLLPGFRAIEEDEAAALQRQVLGDLLGEAASEGDAQRGAAAALSRRLGPDAALSFLSSCAAAFGGPRALLPPAAHDLRAAFDLPGGDPDAWLAAELAGEAVADADIKAVAASGAAWGTKTGLACSDVMVGWLMADATKRAAMLDELLGCFLTGKGELRADFAGEKGKMTDCVDSAVCIVDAAAALRGTVAAMRVADELAAAWKLGSRFAEAYALAKREAGLADFDDLITLAGTLLRVSSFGEWVRFKLDQRTDHILVDEAQDTNMRQWGIVLSLAEEFFAGVGASEERIRTLFTVGDRKQAIFGFQGTEPKAFATARDMFHAMGEIGGQPFQQVDLVSNYRSTPAVLRVVDAWLATGGTAAMGLAGEEPPHRPFREAHAGQVELWEPLPVGRALDAATEETGAEDGGDEGGGDSSLPASDPASMRLARAIAGEVRQWIEHGKDGRPVSPGDVMILVRRRRDLAARIVARLQALHVPVAGVDRFALTQPLAVQDLMAAMRFAVQPLDDLNLAALLVSPLIGWTQDELYARTRARGRAAIWEHLRAAEGDMPAGTMAALRALLNMADFTTPFRFLDTLLSGPIDGRRKLFARLGREARDPIDELLGQALAFETRETVSLLGFLTQVEESAADIKRQTEARSDVVRVMTVHGSKGLQAPIVILADATDDAAIGHRPFTVDVAGWEKLPVFAVPADERHGALAKAYQEAADAAAQEHWRLFYVAITRAEEILVVAGVTKKPDRSVPEASWHAAADAVLRDMGHEWEDAGPDWSRRRVHRANGGKWAKATKAAKTTPPLLVLPDWVHAAAPEEARPPRPLAPSSLGDDDVATPPQGSVRADAVTRGLLLHSLFERLPPVAPERRRAAALHWLAVQASELDEAARGALVDEVLAVLGDPAHGAIFGPGSLAEVPLSAVVEGGAVVAGIVDRLLVTTDAVTVIDYKTGRHVPTDASEVAPAYLRQMAAYRDALTVIFPGRRVTAALLYTAGPRLLALDDAALAPHKPGLLAMKANLPASPLEPGAANS from the coding sequence ATGAGCAAGCCGTCCGGCCTCGCGACGCTCGACCCGCGACAGGGCGCCGCCGCCGACCCCGAACGCCATGTCTGGCTCGGCGCGTCGGCGGGCACCGGCAAGACGCAGGTGCTGTCGGCGCGGGTGCTGCGGCTGATGCTCGACGGGGTGTCGCCCGAGGCGATCCTGTGCATCACCTTCACCAAGGCGGGCGCTGCCGAGATGGCGCACCGTATCCACGAGCGGCTCGCGGCGTGGGTGCGAATGGCCGATGGGGAATTGCGGCTCGACCTGCATGCGCTCGGCCTCGACTGGGATCGGCCGGGGCTGATGGCGCGCGCCCGCGCGCTGTTCGCCACGGTGATCGACAGCCCGGGCGGCGCGATCCGCGTCCAGACGATCCACAGTTTCTGCCAGACGCTGCTCGCGAGCTTCCCGCTCGAGGCGAAGCTGCTGCCCGGCTTTCGCGCGATCGAGGAGGATGAGGCGGCGGCGCTGCAACGGCAGGTGCTGGGCGATCTGCTCGGCGAGGCCGCGAGCGAAGGCGATGCGCAGCGCGGTGCGGCCGCGGCGCTGTCGCGGCGGCTGGGTCCCGATGCCGCGCTGTCCTTCCTGTCGAGCTGCGCTGCCGCTTTCGGCGGTCCGCGCGCGCTGTTGCCGCCCGCCGCGCACGATCTGCGCGCGGCGTTCGACCTGCCCGGCGGCGATCCCGATGCTTGGCTCGCCGCCGAACTCGCGGGCGAGGCCGTCGCCGATGCCGACATCAAGGCGGTGGCGGCGAGCGGTGCGGCGTGGGGGACCAAGACCGGGCTCGCCTGTTCGGACGTGATGGTCGGCTGGCTGATGGCCGACGCGACGAAGCGCGCAGCGATGCTGGACGAATTGCTCGGTTGTTTCCTGACCGGCAAGGGCGAGTTGCGCGCCGATTTCGCCGGCGAAAAGGGCAAGATGACCGACTGCGTCGACAGCGCCGTGTGCATCGTCGATGCAGCGGCGGCGCTGCGCGGCACCGTTGCGGCGATGCGCGTCGCCGACGAACTGGCGGCGGCGTGGAAGCTCGGTAGCCGTTTTGCCGAGGCCTATGCACTCGCCAAGCGCGAAGCGGGGCTCGCCGATTTCGACGATCTGATCACGCTGGCGGGCACGCTGCTGCGCGTCAGCAGTTTCGGCGAATGGGTGCGCTTCAAGCTCGACCAGCGCACCGATCATATATTGGTCGACGAAGCGCAGGACACCAACATGCGCCAGTGGGGAATCGTCCTGTCGCTCGCCGAGGAGTTTTTCGCGGGCGTCGGTGCCAGCGAAGAGCGCATTCGCACGCTGTTCACCGTCGGCGACCGCAAGCAGGCGATCTTCGGCTTCCAGGGCACCGAGCCCAAGGCCTTCGCAACCGCGCGCGACATGTTCCATGCGATGGGCGAGATCGGCGGGCAGCCGTTTCAGCAGGTCGATCTGGTTTCCAACTATCGTTCGACCCCCGCGGTGCTCCGCGTCGTCGATGCCTGGCTGGCGACTGGCGGGACCGCGGCGATGGGGCTCGCCGGCGAGGAACCGCCGCACCGACCGTTCCGCGAGGCGCACGCCGGACAGGTCGAATTGTGGGAGCCGTTGCCGGTGGGCAGGGCGCTCGATGCCGCCACCGAGGAGACGGGCGCGGAAGACGGCGGGGACGAGGGGGGCGGCGATTCGAGCCTGCCCGCGAGCGATCCCGCGAGCATGCGGCTGGCGCGCGCGATCGCGGGTGAGGTCCGGCAGTGGATCGAACATGGCAAGGACGGACGCCCCGTGTCGCCGGGCGACGTGATGATCCTTGTGCGTCGCCGCCGCGATCTCGCGGCGCGAATCGTCGCGCGGCTGCAGGCGCTGCACGTCCCCGTCGCGGGCGTCGACCGCTTCGCGCTGACCCAGCCGCTTGCCGTGCAGGATTTGATGGCGGCGATGCGTTTTGCGGTGCAGCCGCTCGACGACCTGAATCTCGCGGCGCTGCTCGTCTCGCCGCTGATCGGCTGGACGCAGGACGAGCTTTATGCGCGCACCAGGGCACGCGGGCGCGCCGCGATCTGGGAGCATCTTCGCGCTGCCGAGGGCGACATGCCCGCGGGGACGATGGCGGCGCTGCGCGCGCTGCTGAACATGGCCGATTTCACCACGCCGTTCCGCTTCCTCGACACCCTGCTGTCGGGGCCGATCGACGGGCGGCGCAAGCTCTTTGCGCGGCTCGGGCGCGAGGCGCGCGATCCGATCGACGAACTGCTGGGTCAGGCGCTCGCCTTCGAGACGCGCGAGACGGTGTCGCTGCTCGGTTTCCTGACGCAGGTCGAAGAAAGCGCGGCCGATATCAAGCGCCAGACCGAGGCGCGCAGCGACGTCGTCCGCGTGATGACCGTGCACGGGTCGAAGGGCTTGCAGGCGCCGATCGTCATCCTCGCCGATGCGACCGACGATGCGGCGATCGGTCACCGGCCCTTCACCGTCGACGTCGCGGGATGGGAAAAGCTCCCGGTCTTCGCGGTGCCCGCCGACGAACGGCACGGCGCGCTCGCCAAGGCTTATCAGGAAGCTGCCGACGCCGCGGCGCAGGAGCATTGGCGGCTCTTCTATGTCGCGATAACGCGCGCCGAGGAAATTCTCGTCGTCGCCGGGGTGACGAAGAAGCCCGACCGCAGCGTACCCGAGGCAAGCTGGCACGCCGCGGCCGATGCGGTGCTCAGGGATATGGGGCACGAATGGGAGGATGCCGGACCCGACTGGTCGCGGCGACGGGTACATCGCGCCAACGGCGGAAAATGGGCAAAAGCGACAAAGGCGGCGAAAACCACGCCGCCGCTGCTCGTCCTGCCCGATTGGGTGCATGCCGCCGCGCCCGAGGAGGCGCGCCCGCCGCGCCCGCTCGCGCCTTCGTCGCTCGGCGACGACGATGTCGCAACGCCGCCGCAGGGGAGCGTGCGCGCCGACGCGGTGACGCGCGGGCTGCTGCTCCATTCGCTGTTCGAGCGCCTGCCGCCGGTGGCGCCCGAGCGCCGGCGCGCGGCGGCGCTGCACTGGCTCGCGGTACAAGCCTCCGAGCTGGATGAAGCGGCGCGTGGCGCGCTGGTCGACGAGGTGCTCGCGGTGCTGGGCGACCCCGCCCATGGCGCGATCTTCGGCCCCGGTTCGCTGGCCGAGGTGCCGCTGTCGGCGGTGGTCGAGGGCGGCGCAGTCGTTGCGGGGATCGTCGACCGGTTGCTCGTCACGACCGATGCGGTGACGGTGATCGACTACAAGACCGGGCGGCATGTTCCGACGGATGCGTCCGAAGTGGCACCCGCCTATCTGCGGCAGATGGCGGCGTATCGCGACGCGCTGACGGTGATCTTTCCCGGACGGCGGGTCACTGCCGCGCTGCTTTATACGGCAGGGCCGCGGTTGCTCGCGCTGGACGACGCTGCGCTGGCGCCGCACAAGCCGGGCTTGCTGGCGATGAAGGCGAATTTGCCAGCTTCGCCCCTTGAGCCGGGCGCCGCCAACTCCTAG
- the addB gene encoding double-strand break repair protein AddB: MSSASHPAVFSIPVHRAFADALVAGLTARFADGALGLAEGMILLPSNRARSAVQAAFVRAGGAGLLMPRLAVIGDADLDESVALALDPIDETGAMPPAIEPLRRRLLLAELIERHTPAGEEAIRGAAAFQLAEGLARVIDQLHYEEVAPAALVDLDLGAFADHWRASLGRLRLLVDHWPDVLARTGHIDRAARRNRLLDRVADGWRVAPPARFTVAAGITTAAPAVARLLRTVADMARGMVVLPGLDAVMTAEEWEALGPTKADPENRARPLETHPQYHLKLLLDRMGVARAEVVEWDAGSAFDGPAARSPFVSLLFAPAEFTAQWQTAGDQSAATAGLSGAVFADDGQEAQGIALLMREAIETAGRTAALVTPDRGLAERVAAALARWGISVDDSAGQPLSKTPPGALVLLLAELAARFDPIALVALLGHPLVRKGEGRTAWLDQVRRLDLLLREPGLTPGRAGVSERIARCAADPRSRGHALAVQLQPWWDAVAAALDTALAPFASPSPPAVLLGALQAALEMLAGDAVWSGPAGRALAGLFDQWALARGDGPSLVDPGDFPAMLDQLLAAESVRPPYGGHPRLFIWGLLEARLQRADLMILGGLDEGRWPPAMQPDPWLAPGIRRLLGLPAPERQQGAAAHDFAGALGAGEIVVTRARRSGGDPAVASRFWLRLAALAGDLPEPAPGGVAVTRLAAELDVPPGDPQPVARPRPAPPAGERPRRISVTAVDRLARDPYAYYANQMLGLSALDPLSAAPDPRWRGTRVHKLFEDWVRGGATADGFEAALAALAADPALDAIARAFWLPRIEPALRWAAAQVREAGVRVPVDVEVRGEWTDGGLTLHGKADRIDRDADGGLAIVDYKSGGAPSTKAAYAKLDNQLGLLGLIAREGGMVGIAAAPVASLEYWSLRPDRRAGGAGKISNTYGPRSDLKTAEAAIDHAADALSELAASYLFGEAPFVPGEAAGYGEYDQLMRRDEWFGRGEEGA; this comes from the coding sequence GTGTCATCCGCCTCGCATCCAGCCGTCTTCTCCATCCCGGTCCACCGGGCCTTCGCCGATGCGCTCGTCGCCGGGCTGACCGCGCGCTTTGCCGACGGTGCGCTGGGGCTCGCCGAAGGCATGATCCTGCTGCCGAGCAACCGCGCGCGGAGCGCGGTGCAGGCGGCGTTCGTGCGCGCCGGCGGGGCGGGGCTGCTGATGCCCCGGCTCGCGGTGATCGGCGACGCCGACCTCGACGAGAGCGTCGCGCTCGCGCTTGACCCGATCGACGAGACGGGGGCGATGCCCCCCGCGATCGAACCGCTGCGCCGCCGCCTGCTGCTCGCCGAACTGATCGAACGCCATACCCCTGCGGGCGAAGAGGCGATCCGCGGCGCGGCAGCGTTCCAGCTCGCCGAAGGGCTCGCGCGGGTGATCGACCAGCTTCATTATGAGGAGGTCGCGCCGGCTGCGCTCGTCGATCTCGACCTCGGCGCCTTCGCCGATCATTGGCGCGCCTCGCTCGGGCGGCTTCGGCTGCTCGTCGATCACTGGCCGGACGTCCTCGCCCGGACGGGGCACATCGACCGCGCGGCGCGGCGCAACCGGCTGCTCGACCGGGTGGCGGACGGCTGGCGCGTCGCACCGCCCGCGCGCTTCACCGTCGCCGCGGGCATCACCACCGCGGCGCCCGCGGTCGCGCGGCTGCTGCGCACCGTCGCCGACATGGCGCGCGGCATGGTCGTGCTGCCGGGGCTCGATGCGGTGATGACCGCGGAAGAATGGGAGGCGCTCGGGCCGACGAAAGCCGATCCCGAAAACCGGGCCCGGCCGCTCGAAACCCATCCGCAATATCATCTCAAGCTGTTGCTCGACCGCATGGGCGTTGCGCGCGCTGAAGTCGTCGAGTGGGACGCGGGTTCGGCGTTCGACGGTCCCGCCGCCCGCTCGCCTTTCGTCTCGCTGCTCTTCGCCCCCGCCGAATTTACCGCGCAGTGGCAGACCGCGGGCGACCAGTCGGCGGCGACGGCGGGTTTGTCGGGCGCGGTGTTTGCCGACGACGGGCAGGAAGCGCAGGGCATCGCGCTGCTGATGCGCGAGGCGATCGAGACAGCCGGGCGGACGGCGGCGCTGGTCACCCCCGATCGCGGTCTGGCCGAACGCGTCGCGGCGGCGCTGGCGCGCTGGGGTATCTCGGTCGACGACAGCGCGGGCCAGCCCCTGTCGAAGACACCGCCGGGGGCCCTTGTGCTGCTGCTCGCCGAGCTGGCGGCGCGCTTCGATCCGATCGCGCTGGTGGCCTTGCTCGGCCATCCGCTGGTCCGCAAGGGCGAGGGGCGCACGGCGTGGCTCGATCAGGTCCGGCGGCTCGACCTGTTGCTGCGCGAGCCGGGGCTGACACCGGGACGCGCCGGGGTGAGCGAACGGATCGCCCGGTGCGCCGCCGACCCCCGGTCGCGCGGGCACGCGCTCGCGGTACAGCTTCAACCCTGGTGGGATGCGGTGGCGGCCGCGCTCGATACGGCGCTCGCGCCCTTTGCTTCGCCTTCGCCGCCCGCGGTCCTGCTCGGCGCATTGCAGGCGGCGCTCGAGATGCTGGCGGGCGACGCGGTGTGGAGCGGACCGGCAGGACGCGCGCTGGCGGGATTGTTCGATCAATGGGCGCTGGCGCGCGGCGATGGGCCGTCGCTGGTCGATCCCGGTGATTTCCCCGCGATGCTGGACCAGCTCCTCGCCGCCGAAAGCGTGCGACCGCCTTACGGGGGACACCCGCGTCTGTTTATCTGGGGATTGCTCGAAGCGCGATTGCAGCGCGCCGACCTGATGATCCTTGGCGGGCTCGACGAAGGGCGCTGGCCCCCGGCGATGCAGCCCGATCCGTGGCTCGCGCCGGGCATCCGCCGCCTGCTTGGCCTGCCCGCGCCCGAACGCCAGCAGGGCGCCGCGGCGCACGACTTTGCGGGTGCGCTTGGCGCGGGCGAGATCGTCGTGACGCGCGCGCGGCGAAGCGGTGGCGACCCCGCGGTGGCGTCGCGCTTCTGGCTGCGGCTGGCGGCGCTCGCGGGCGATCTGCCCGAGCCCGCGCCAGGGGGCGTAGCGGTCACGCGGCTCGCCGCGGAGCTCGACGTCCCGCCGGGCGACCCGCAGCCCGTGGCCCGGCCGCGTCCCGCGCCCCCCGCCGGCGAGCGCCCGCGCCGGATCAGCGTCACGGCGGTCGACCGGCTCGCGCGCGATCCCTATGCCTATTATGCCAACCAGATGCTCGGCCTGTCGGCGCTCGACCCGCTGAGCGCCGCGCCCGACCCCCGCTGGCGCGGCACGCGTGTGCACAAATTGTTCGAGGATTGGGTGCGTGGCGGCGCGACGGCGGACGGCTTCGAGGCTGCGCTTGCGGCGCTGGCGGCCGACCCCGCGCTCGACGCGATCGCGCGCGCTTTCTGGCTGCCGCGGATCGAACCGGCGCTGCGCTGGGCGGCGGCGCAGGTCCGCGAAGCCGGCGTACGCGTGCCGGTCGATGTCGAGGTACGCGGCGAATGGACCGACGGCGGACTGACGCTGCACGGCAAAGCCGACCGGATCGACCGCGACGCCGATGGCGGTCTCGCGATCGTTGATTACAAGTCGGGCGGCGCGCCGAGCACGAAAGCGGCTTATGCGAAGCTCGACAACCAATTGGGGCTGCTCGGCCTGATCGCGCGCGAGGGTGGCATGGTGGGCATCGCCGCGGCGCCGGTTGCGAGCCTTGAATATTGGAGCCTGCGTCCCGATCGCCGCGCGGGCGGGGCGGGGAAGATCAGCAACACTTATGGGCCTCGCAGCGACCTCAAGACCGCCGAGGCGGCGATCGACCATGCCGCTGACGCGCTGTCGGAACTGGCGGCTTCCTACCTGTTCGGCGAAGCGCCCTTCGTGCCGGGCGAGGCGGCGGGCTATGGGGAGTATGACCAGCTGATGCGCCGCGACGAATGGTTCGGGCGCGGGGAGGAGGGCGCATGA
- a CDS encoding nucleotidyltransferase family protein, which yields MDVKDPKPVTIESAMVMAAGIGKRMRPLTATRPKPLVRVAGKALIDHSLDRIEAAGIPHVVVNVHYLADALEAHLAAQRRPFSIAISDERAHLLETGGGMVKALPQLRGDPILIVNSDNIWTDGPQDSILNLASHWDGARMDALLLVIRQASATGHSGRGDFHMDPSGRLSRRRAGRVAPFVYTGVQLISPRLLEDAPDGAFSTNMLWDRAIAAGRLYGLSHMGQWFEVGTPTAIAPTETALTEV from the coding sequence ATGGACGTGAAGGATCCGAAACCGGTGACAATCGAAAGCGCGATGGTGATGGCGGCGGGGATCGGCAAGCGCATGCGTCCGCTGACCGCGACGCGGCCCAAGCCGCTGGTCCGCGTCGCGGGCAAGGCGCTGATCGACCACAGCCTCGACCGCATCGAGGCGGCAGGCATTCCGCATGTCGTGGTCAACGTCCACTATCTCGCCGATGCGCTCGAGGCGCATCTCGCGGCGCAGCGGCGGCCGTTCAGCATCGCGATTTCGGACGAGCGCGCGCATCTGCTCGAGACGGGCGGCGGGATGGTGAAAGCGTTGCCGCAGCTGCGCGGTGACCCGATCCTGATCGTCAACAGCGACAATATCTGGACCGACGGGCCGCAGGACAGCATCCTGAACCTCGCGAGCCACTGGGACGGCGCGCGCATGGACGCGCTGCTGCTGGTGATCCGGCAGGCGAGCGCGACCGGGCATTCGGGACGCGGCGATTTCCACATGGATCCCTCGGGCCGGCTGTCGCGTCGCAGGGCGGGGCGCGTCGCGCCGTTCGTCTACACCGGCGTCCAGCTGATTTCGCCGCGATTGCTGGAAGATGCTCCTGACGGCGCCTTTTCGACGAACATGTTGTGGGACCGCGCGATCGCGGCAGGGCGGCTCTACGGCCTGTCGCATATGGGACAGTGGTTCGAAGTCGGAACCCCCACGGCCATCGCCCCGACCGAAACGGCGCTGACCGAGGTCTGA